The sequence TTTGAACCGCTTCGGGAAAGAATTTTTCCATCAATTCAATCCCCTCTAAATTAGCCGGATTATGAAGTGGGGCTAAAGGAATAAGCTGGCGAATGTGCGCTTTGACCTCTGCATTGACGCGAACAGGCTGTTGAAAAAGAGCTCCACCATGAACAACGCGATGTCCAATTCTTTCAATTTCCGAAAGCCCTTCTATGACTTGAGTAGGCCCGCTCCACAAACTTTTTATTAAACATCGAAGGCCTTCTTGTAAATCCTTGGCTTCTAATGACCGCGTAATCTTTTCTTCCTTTTGTCTTTGAATAGAAAAAAAACGGGATTTTTGTCCCCTCCCCCAATCTAAGCTTCCTTTCCATAAGGGATCGGCAAGTTCTTCGCCCTTTAAGTCAAACAAAGATAACTTATGTGAGCTAGAGCCTACATTGACGACTAAAATTTTCATGTGTTTGTCTCAATCGAATATTTAAAAACTTTATTCGGTTTACTACATCGGCTTTTTATTGTTTAGCATTTTAGCTCTCCGCTGAAATGATTAGACTCTACCCTAATTTTTGCTTTCCAATGGCTAGTTCGTCCACCCCTCAAATCTGGGTCATTAGCGGTTTTAATACACCCTCTTACGTTAGGCCTTTTCTTTTAATTGCAAGATTTAAATCTCAAACAGTTAATTACAACCACCAAAATAATTATTAAAACATTTAATACCATTGTTTTTTTAACAAAATAAAAATTATAATTAATATTAACAATGTTTGTCTTTTTATTATTAGGAGGAGAATAATGCATAATATCCATCCTCACTCTCCTTCCCCTTCTTTGCTTACTCAGGAAGAAGCCAAAGCTCTAGCCGAGGCGAAAATTAGCGTTAAAGCTGAAGAAGGTCAAAAAATTGGAATTATTACGACAGCAAGCGGACGTTCCTTTTCTGTTAAGTTAGTTAGCCGTGATGGTTCTTTTTTGAATCAGACCACTTTAGAGCAAATGGCTGGAAAGGTGGCTTATATGCTTTTGCAAAACGGCTTATTAACCGATCAATTTCAGGGGGCCCGTATCAATCAAGAAGGAATTGCCTTAAAGAAGCATCAAGAAGGAAATAAGGCTCCTGAAGGAAACAAAACGCCAGAAAAGTCTTCCTCTAAGGAAGATATTCTTTATGATAATCCGATCAAGCATACGGAAGCTTCTTTAAAAGCTTATCAAGCTTTGACCACATTTGCTAGAGAACGCCTTACAAAATCCGAAGAATCAAATAGAGATACGAAGCCTTCGGATTTAGGCTCCCAAGCTCCCCTTCCGCTTAAAACCCCACAGTCTGACTTGCAAAATCCAAAGGCGCCTTTGTCTGGAACAGAAAAAGCTCCCTCTCCCCTTGCTTCTGAAGAGACGGAAAAAGCTTCTCAAAGGCCACAAACCATTGAAACGCCTCCTACCGAATTGCCCAAAGAGAAAAAGGAAGCCTTGCTTTCTAAAGAGGACAAGGACATCTATCGCAATAAGATTGATCAATTAATGGAAAAATCCCTTGAACTTGCAACAGGAAACAAGCAGACCTCTCACAAACTGACCCTGCGGGATGGCGAGCTTCAAATCGCAGAAAGACGACTCGGTGTAAAGGGCCGTCAAGGAACGAGCAAACAGGCCCGGCAGACAGCAAAAGAAACGATAGCTTTGTTAAAGATAGGCCTAGAAAACAACTTATTTAATCAGAATGACGTCAAAAAATTAGAAAATTTAAAAGAAAATTTAGCTAAGCAGCTTGAAGCGACTCTTAATAAGCAGCCTGAATTACAAGAGGAATTTGATCAGGTTTTCGCTAATATAGATCAGCAAAAGGCCAATTTTCCCAAAGTTGAGACTTTTGCCGATAAAATAAAAGCGCTTCAACTACAAGCCGTGAAGGAAAGCAAGGAGGATCCCAAAGCCGGCTTAAAAGCCATTTTTAATTTTTTATTACAGCCCGAACAAAAAGAATTCCGCCAGCTCTTTGCTGCTGCAGGCCGTTCCATGTCCTTCATTAAGGAAGATAAAGACAATGTCGCCCTCCTAATTGATATCATGAAAGCGAAACTGGACGAGCATGTAAAAAAAAGAGAGGCGCACGAGCCGGGCAATCCCTATGACCTAAAGCCGGATGTCATTGCCGAAAAAGAGGTGATTTTTACCTTGGCACGGGAACTTGTTGAACGTGGGATGATTAATCCAGAGGATGTAAAAGATCTCGTTAAAATAGGAAAAGAAGATAAAAAATTTACCATCAAAGACTTAGCTTCAAATTTAGATCACGCTAAGCCAGCCGCTAATCCCCAAGCAGCAAACATTGTTGCCAATTTAAAAGTGCAAGATTCCCAAGTCTCTATAAGGGAAGAGTTGCATAAGATAGCCAAAGGCAACGGAACCAAAGGATTTATGGAAAATTTCGCTAGCGATCTAAGCCGGCTATCGGCCATTGGCATAAAAAACATTCACTCTTCAGAGCTAAACAACCAGGCTTGGTCTAAAAAAGACAAAAGAGAGGAAACAAGTCCTAATGTCGTTTTCTCCACTCGGTTAACGAATCAAATTTCTGATATGCTTTCAACAAGCCTTGTTCTGAATGGTAGCTTGTCTCCTAAAGATCGCACGCGCCTTTATGAATTTTATGTTAAAACGGCCTATTATTTAGCCAACGAACATGTCCCTCGTGATTATAATACAGTCCAGAGCATTCTGGCAGCGATTGAAAATTCTTCCGTTTATAATTTGAGAAAACAAGACGAGGAAGTAGACGGAATCAAGCTATCCAAAAAAACAACAGAGCAATTAGAGGAGTTGAGATTTATATTTAATTCCTCCGGTTCATATAAAAATCAAAGAATAAGGTATCGCCAGGCCCAAGAAAGCGGAACCCCCTATATTCCTTATTTAGGTACGATGCTGACGGATATGACATTTATCTTGGACGGTAATAAAGAAAAATTTGCAGAAAATACTCTACCCCAACAGGCTCAGGGACACGATATTTTAAATTTAGGAGCCCTTAAGCTTGCGGGGGGTGTCCATAGGGACTTAGAGCTAGCCCAGCAAATGATTGAAATTTCCAAACCTCCCCATAATATGAGCTCTCAACCTTCCTATGAGCCTCTCCACTACGATTTGCAGGGTCAATTATTGCAAATAGATTTCCCTAATGCGGATGAAATATTGGGAGAGCGAAGAAAAGAACTTAGAAAGAAAAAAGCCTGAGGGCATCTCAGCATTCGTAATTTCTCACTAGAAAGCTGTATGCCTGCCTCTCTTTATTGAAGGCCGATTGAGTCTAAAAATTGATTTCTTGCAAGCCGCGTTCTTAAAAGCCGCGCTAAAACCCATCATATAGGAGGCTATTTTCCCTAAAGGCCAACGTAGCAGGCAATATTGAGTGAATATAGCCCGCCCTATTACATCGGTTCTTAGGGAAAAGCCCTCGAAGCTAGGTCATTAGCAATTTTAGAACAACCTCTTAGGTCAAATTATATTCTTGCAGTTTGCTGCGTAGCTCCTTGAGGCTGATTCCCAATGTTTCAGCCGCTTTTGTGCGGTTCTGATGCATCTGCAAAGTCTCGACAATGAGCTGTTTTTCCAGCTCTTGAATCGTTTTGCCTGCTATCATATTGACTCCCGCCTCTTCTAGATAGAGGTGATCGCCTTGAATCACTTTTCCCGGATCCATCACGATCGAACGCTCGATGACATTGGCAAGCTCGCGCACATTACCCGGCCATCGATACTGGAGCAGCTTATTTTGCGCTTCCGTGCTGAGTCTTTTTCTTTCCAAGTGGTTTTCCCGGCACATCCGTTCCATGAAGTGTTCAGCTAAGGGGATAATGTCTTCCCGCCGCTCTCGCAAAGGGGGCAGATAGATGGGAACGACATTTAAGCGATAATAAAGATCTTCGCGCAAGACTTTACTGGCGATCGCCTCCTTCATGTCGCGGTTGGAGGTGGAAATCAAGCGGACATCTACTTTAATCGGTTTGGAACCGCCTACGCGCTCAAACTCTTGCTCTTGGGTGACGCGTAGCAGCTTGGCTTGCAGCACGAGAGGGATTTCCGTAATTTCATCTAGAAGAAGAGATCCTCCATTAGCAAGCTCGAAGCGTCCTAGCCGCTTTGTCGAAGCGCCTGTAAAAGCCCCTTTTTCGTGACCAAAGAATTCCGATTCGACCAAGGTTTCGGGAACGGCAGCGCAATTGACTTTGATAAAGGGTTGATTGGCCCTCGGTGAGCTATAGTGAATGACATGGGCAATGACTTCCTTTCCCGTTCCCGTTTCTCCATTAATAAACACATTAGCGTTGCTTTTGGCAATTCGTTCGATATCTTTTAGGACTTGCTTCATTGCTGGACTTTCGGCAATGACTTCCCGCGCATAGCGATTTCCCGCAACTTGTTCGCGCAAGTAGTCGTTTTCTTCGACTAAGGCAACATGCTGATTAGCCTTTTCAATATTAGCTAGGAGGCTTTCAAGGGAAAAAGGCTTAATCAAATAATGAAAAGCTCCCGCTTTCATTGCTTCAACGGCATTCTCGATTGTACCAAAGGCAGTAATAACAATGACGAGCGTGCGAGGAGATAGCTCCTTGACTTTGCGTAAGACATCCATGCCGGACAGACCCGGCATTTTCATATCTGTAATGACCATGTCAAAAGCTTGATCTTGTAAAAGCTTGACAGCCTTTTCTCCATTTTCAGCAGCAACAGCCTCAATATTTTTCCGCTTAAGGGCTTCGACCAGGAAATTTCTCATTAACAGCTCATCATCAACCACGAGGATTTTTTCAATAGACATAGTGCCTCACTCTACTGCTTTTAAGGGAAGTTTAATCATAAAGGTTGTGCCTTTGCCAATTTCTGATTGGACTTCAATCCATCCCTGATGGGCTTGAATGACTTTATGGACTTCGGCCAGTCCTAGTCCGGTCCCTCCTTCTTTAGTTGTAAAAAAAGGAGAAAAAATTTTAGGAAGGTCATCTTTTGGAATGCCAATTCCTGTGTCTTGGATCAAAATTAAGCCATAATCCTTCTCTTGATCGACCGTGACAGATAGCTTTCCCCCTTCCGGCATAGCTTGAATGGCATTAACAAATAGGTTTAAAAGCGCCGATTTAAAGAGGTCCGGATCGATAGGAAGAACTAAATGGGGAACTTTTTTGTTAAACTCAAAGAATAAACGCTCATTCCACGCTTGATCGGCCTGTAAAAGCGGACGCATTTCTTCAAGATATCCAATGATATCTATCAACTCGAAATGGGGATGAAAAGGACGGGTATAATTAAGAATGTTTGAAACAAAATGATTGAGGCTGTCTGTGCCTTCCATAATATAAGTGGCCATCTGCTGTAAATCCGGACGATCTCTTAAATCTTGGTGCAGCAAAGTCGCAAACCCTTTTATTCCTCCTAGCGGATTGCGGATTTCATGAGCCAAATGTGCGGCCATTTCTCCCAATTCCTTTAAACGATCATGGCGATTGGCAATTTGCTGAAGACGGCGCACCTCTGTAATGTTGCGGATCAAGACAAGCAATCCTTGTATAGGAGACTCGGTCGGTTGACGGTAGTCTAAAGGATAAGACTGGCTTCCCAGCGCCACAAAAGTCGCTTCGACTTCCAATTCTTTTTTTTCCCCCTCCTTAGTTGTCCAAGAGACAAAAGAGACCTTGGGGCAGAAATTAGAATGAAGGGCTTCTTTTAATGAAAATCCCAAAAAGGGATCGCTGAAAAAATCGCAAAAGGGATGGAAGAGCAGCTCTTTTCGCGGAATCCCCAGCAACGATTCTGCTGCCGCATTATAAGTCGTCACCACGCCATTGGCATCTATAAATAAAATTCCCTGTGAAATATGTTGTAAGATCGCTTCCAAGTAATGCGTGACAAAGTCCAGCTCGGCCAATTTTCCCGCCAAACGCATATGCGATTCTTGCAGACTGCGCTGGATGCCCTTAAATTGTTCCTGCAAGCTGCCATAAGCAAGCTCTAAGCGTTCGGTTTCTAATGAAAATTGCTTAAAGGCCTGCGTCAGCACAATCCCTTGTTCGCTGCCTTCTTCTGGTCTGAGAGTTTGAGAATTAGTCATAGCTTTTAAAGAGAGTTCATACTATTTTTATTTTACTTGAAAGTTGAGAATAAAATAAACATTCGAAAAAAATCAGGAAAAAATTCAATATTCATTGCAAAAAAATCGATTCTTTTGTCATAATTCGCACTTGCGATCAATTAAATCATCGATCGCACTCGAAATCGTTAGGAGATAAAATGGCTCGTTATACAGGTAATAAAAATCGCATTGCCCGCCGATATGGTGTAAATATATTTGGGCGTGCGCGAAATCCTCTACTGCATAAGCCAAATCCACCAGGTGTGCATGGTGCTCGTCGACGTAAGAAGTCTGACTATGGCCTTCAGCTAGAAGAAAAACAAAAGCTTAAAGCAATCTATGGAATGCTAAGCGAAAAGCAGCTAGTTGCTTATTATAAAAAAGCACTTCGCTTAGAAGGCAATACAGCTAATCACTTTGTTGAAATGCTCGAATGCCGTTTAGATAACATCGTTTATCGTTTAAAGTTTGCTAGCACAATCTTTGCTGCTCAGCAGCTCGTTTCTCATGGACATATCCTCGTCGATGGCCAAAAAGTCGATCGCCGTTCTTTCCAAGTGAAGCCTGGTATGGTGATTTCTATTAAAGAGAAATCTCGCAAGATTAAAATTATTGGCGAATCGATGGACAGTCCTTCTCGCTCCGTTCCTGAATATTTATCTTTCGATAAAGATCATTTTTCTGGACAACTTTTAGCGAGACCAATGTTCGAGCAGATGCCTTGGCCGATTGAAATTAGTCTTCCTGTTGTTTGCGATTTCTTGGCTCATACGACCTAAGAAATGATTTAAACAACCCATCATCTCCTTTGTTTTAAGGCGATTGCTTTCGAGCAATCGTCTTTTATTTCTTCTTGATTGAGGCTATTTGATTTAATCATTAATTAAATGGACGCAATCTAACTCTCTAAGCTGCATTCACACGTGAAGACGATTCCTAAAAAAATTTTCATTTTTCTAATTAAAATTTACCAGCTTACAATTAGCCCCTTACTAGGACTCACTTGCCGTTTCTATCCATCCTGTTCCCATTACATGATCGAAGCCTTGCAAAAACATGGAATTTTTAAAGGAGCTTGGTTAGGTTTAAAGCGGATTGCCCGTTGCCATCCATGGAATCCTGGCGGACACGATCCCGTGCCTTGACAATTCGGATTTTGATAAGCGCATATCGTCGAATTTCTAATCGCCTAGATTCGAATTCTTTTCCCTAAGAGGAAAATAATCTCAAATATAGGTTATTATGGATTTTAACATCTCCTCTTAGCACGTCAAGAGCCAAAAATAAATAAAGATTTTCGACATAGGCTTGCGAAGCTTTTTTGGCGATAAGAAACGCGAATTGTTTGAGATGAGCTTTAACAATGAACAAAGAGAAAAATCCCTTGATTTACGCTTCCGCTCCACTCATTAGTGTGGTTATTCCCGCTTATAATCAAGCTCCCTTTTTACCTGCCGCACTCGATAGCGTCCTCGCTCAAACCTACACTTTGCTGGATGTCATTGTGATTGATGACGGCTCAACAGATGAAACCGCAGCTATTTGCCAACAATTCTCTAGAAAGGATCCCCGTATTCGCTGGTTAGCGCAGCCCAACCAAGGCCCCTCAGCTGCTCGCAACCGAGGCATAGCCCTTGCCAAAGGAGAATATATCTGCTTATTGGATGGAGACGATGTGATGGATTCCCGGCGGATCGCTTATCAATATGCAGTTTTTAAAGACAATCCGCAAGTAGATATCGTCTTCACAGCCTTGCGCATCATCGATATCGACGGACACTTTTTAGGAGAAATGCATAGCTTGGATTATCCACCCGAAAATTTTCTAGCTCACATGTTTTTTCGAAATGCTATTCCAGGGCCTAGCACCATTATGGCCAAACGGGCCTGCTTGATCACCCATCCTTACCATGAACAATTCAAACATGCTGAGGATTATGAATTGATGATGCGCTTGGCCCACCTCTACCGCTTTAAATATTTAGATATTCCTTTAACCAGCTATCGTCGGCATAAAGAGAATTTATCCAACGATTTAGCGGCTCATCGCCAAGCAGAATTGAAGGTCTTGCGGCAATACTCCCCTTCACATATTGATGCGGTCATTGAACGTGCAAATCTAAGTCCGCCAGAGAAAAAGTTGCTCAAAGGGAAAATTTTTTTTAATCGCGAGAATTTCAAAGAATCCTTAGAAATCTTTCAAAGCTTAGATATTCCCCTTGCCCATTTCTACGCTGGCAATTGCTACATTAAACTCAATCAATTCGACCAAGCTTTACGTGAGTATGTCTTTTCTCTCCAACAAGATCCTTCTAATGCCGCTTGTCAAAATAATTTAGGGGTAGTCTACGCTTACCAAAGCGATAACGAGCTGGCTAAAGCCTCTTTTGAAAAAGCTCTGAACTTAAAACCCGGCTATCTGGATGCTCAGCATAACCTTTCCCATTCATCCAGCCCACCTTCTTTACGCTTTACTTGGCGAGAGCTGCGCCAAGATCTTCTCCCTTATCAACCTTGATAACACAAATACAGACCAAGCCTCTCGCCGCATTCCCCATAGATTCATTTCTTAGGGATTGTAGATTCGACGACTGTTTATCATAACCGGTGTTTGAATTTTTTTTCCCTTTGGACTGACATAAAAGCTCTTGCCATTTTTTCATTTCCAAGGCTTTGACGCAGTCAAAAAAGCAAAAAAACTCAGGTTAATAGGTCATTCCTCTATTAAAATGACTAGTTATTTTTTTAAATTATTTTACAATTCCCATTTGATATAGGTTTTACTCAAACAATTTTAATTTAAAATGAAAATTTACAATAATAAATAAAACCAGCACATTTAAATATAAAAAATTAATTGGAAATTTAATCTATTAATTTTATGATAAAATTTAAATAAATAATGTGGAAAAGCCGGAACTTACTTTTTTTAATTCTTGCGTGCTTTTTGCCAGATATCTATCTAAATTTTAATTAATTCCTTTATTATAAGGCGGAAATGGAAAAAAAAGGATGAGCAAAGGACAAAAAATGACAGCTAATCCTTTAATCGCTATTATTCAAGCATTATTTATCTCGCCATTTCGTCTGACAAACCAAAGTCGTGTATATGTATATGTTTATTTTCGTATTTGCTTGCTCTTTATGTTGTATGCTAGAAGCGACAAACAATAAAGATGAACCTCTTTCCAATCAGGTGTGGTCCCAATTTGGCCCTCTTCGGCATGCTTATGTGGCAGGACGCAAAGAAAAGCCGCAAGAAGTATTTAATATTTTAAGATCATACGTCAGTTTGGATGCCCGAATTTTGGACTTAGGGGCAGGAACTGGAATTTCAACCAGGCAATTATTCAAGAATGGATTTAAGCATGTCATTGGCGTAGATCGCGACTTTTTAATGTTAGAAGAAGCGCGAGCGGCCAATACGAAGCCTTTTTCCATCAAATATCTTCAAGGAGATGTGGGCCAGGGGCTTCCCTTTCCCGATGCAGAATTTGATGTCGTTACCGCTTTTTCCGCTTTTCATTGGTTTGCCAACCCCTCCTCCATTCATGAAGTCAAGCGTCTTTTAAAACCCGGCGGCTATTATTTTATCGTTGGAGCAAATAGATATTCAAAAGAACAAAAGCCCGACAATCCACTAAGTTCTGGAATCAAAAAAATTATCGAAGAGGCTATTGGGCAAAAATTACCTAAAAAGAACGTCGATTCTTTACAAGATTTAGAAAGTCAGGGATTTAAAATTATCCTTAATGCCCGCATTCCCTATATCCACCAATATACGAAAGAAGAATATCTCGAATCCATTCAATCTCATAGCTATTGGAATTTTATCCGCAATGTCCCTCCTCAGGTACAGCAAAAAGTGCTGAGAAAGATCGAACGATTTGTCAATAGCTTTGTAGATGAAAACGGCCATATTCAGCAAGAGGGAATAGTTGTCGTTATTCTAGCCCAAAGCCCGGAATCATCCGATTAATTTAAAAAAATGAATAGCCATCGGTAGTTTTAGGACGGCTTCTTAGCTTAAGGAATTTTTAGAACCATTCCAGGTTTAATGGCGTCAGATTGAAGCTGATTGCCCTCCTTTAAAGCGTTCACGTCCACTTTAAACTTTTGGGAAATTTTCCAAAGAGAATCGCCTTTTTGAACTGTATAAGTACGAGTAGAGGAGATCGGCTGAGGAGGAGGGGCGGCTTTTTTAGCCGTGCGGGGCTTATTTGCCAACGGATCGTTTGAAAGGGCATCTTTAGCGGCAAGAGTTTTAGGTAAACTTATGGGGGCCTTCTCATTTATAGGTAAGGGACGCATAGGTGAAAGAGTTAGGGCAGGTGGCGGAGCAGTTAAAGGTAAAGAGGGAGAAGGAGATAATTTGACTTCGGACAACTTTTCGGGAGAAAAGCGTGCCAAAGCCATCTGGTAGTTCCATTCCTTGGGGGTTTGTTCGCCAGCAAATTCATATAGGCGCAAAGACGCTTGGCGCCAAACGCCTGTACTGCGCGGACTTATCAGCATTTCTTTAGCAAAGCGCTCGCTCTCAGGCGTTTTATCTAACAGCTGTAAAATGGCAGTGGCTTGGTTATCATCCAATTTCTTTACAGCAAAGTCCCAGTCAGACTTAATCATCCATTCGGCTGCCGATTTGGCCCCCTCTTTAATATAATCTAACAAAAATTTTTGTCTTCTGGCATCTGAAAGGTCGTGAAGCTGACGCTGTTGATCGGCAAATTGTTTTAACAGATCCCACTTGCCTTCTATTAAAATCGTTAGAATCTTTTGCTTGCTAATCGGTTGCTCGCTACGGCTGAATAAAAGCTCAACAGTCCAAAATTCAGGGGTAAGCATGAACGTTTCAACCAAATCGGGATCTAAATGCGCCTCCTTGCTTTGCCGCTGTAACATTAAAAATAATCCTTGGGCTGTCAGTGGCCAGCGTTCCGTTCTTGCAAAATGAATGAGTGCATCAAACTGTTTATCGCTTAAGCTCGGATAGACGGGCAGGTTGATCAGCTCGCCTGTGGCCGCATGCTTCCAGACTAGAAGCCTTTTTTGCTGAGGCTGATTATCTGGCGGAAGAGCGCGTTGAATATCAAAGTAGTGAAAGGCGATCAAGCACGATAACGCTAAATCCCGTTCGGCATATCCATTTTCGACGAGTTGATTGCGTGTGAGGCGATTGACTAGAGAATAGAAAGGCAGCTTATAAAGCTGGGCAACAACTTCGGTGCACCCGCGATGGTCTGCTAAAGGCAACTGTTGCTGGCTATCGCTTGCGGGCCTAAGTTCGCAGTAAGGAGTCGGGGGCCTCTCGCGCATCATCCAATACGAAAGAAGTCCTAAAACACCCATATTGAGCGCACCGCTAATGAGAAGCGCTTGCGTCAGCCGTCGAATTTTTTTTAATAACAATGAAGGGTCGTTTGTCATAATTTGAGCATCTAGTCTCAATCAATTGAGATAAATCCATTTTTGAGTTTTGCCCTTTGGACTATATCAAAGCATCGGATATGGCAAATGACAGGCAGGCACGCATGGCAACTAGGGGCCGGCTTATCATTTTTTATCTGCGAGAGCTTTACGTCGGTTCAAAGGGCAGAAAAATCAAAACTCAGGTTAAAAGCAATCTAGCCGAAAGATAAAAATAGCGAAGTTCAATTCGACTGATTGCCTTTATTTTTTTAATCGTTCTTTTAAGTCATTCAGTTCCTGGCGCACGCCATCTGGCAATCTATCACCGAATAATGCATAATAATGTTCTAATTCTTCGCTTTCCTTCATCCACGCTTGATTATCTACGATTAGCAACTGCTGCATGTCTTGCGGCTTGATGTTAAGGCTTGTGGTATCAATTGCGCCTTCTGCAGGAAGAATGCCTATTGGAGTATGGACGGCATGCTCTTTTCCCGATGTGCGCTCAAAAATCCATTTAAGAACTCGGCTGTTTTCTCCGAATCCAGGCCATAGGTACTGGCCATCTGCCCCTTTTCGAAACCAATTGACGTAATAAATTCTTGGCAATTTGGACGCATCGCTTTTTTCTCCTATGGACAACCAATGGGCAAAATAATCGCCCATGTTATAACCACAAAAAGGAAGCATGGCGAAAGGGTCATGGCGCAATTTTCCTACCTCGCCTGTTGCAGCAGCGGTTGTTTCCGATGAGATCATGGATCCCAAAAATGTTCCGTGCTGCCAACTAAAGGCCTCGTTTACAAGCGGAACGACGCTTGAACGTCTGCCGCCGAATAGAATAGCCGAAATGGGAACTCCTTTCGGATCTTCCCAAGAGGGATCAATGGCGGGGCATTGAGAAGCCGGTACTGTGAAGCGCGAATTG comes from Candidatus Protochlamydia phocaeensis and encodes:
- a CDS encoding LysM peptidoglycan-binding domain-containing protein, which translates into the protein MTNDPSLLLKKIRRLTQALLISGALNMGVLGLLSYWMMRERPPTPYCELRPASDSQQQLPLADHRGCTEVVAQLYKLPFYSLVNRLTRNQLVENGYAERDLALSCLIAFHYFDIQRALPPDNQPQQKRLLVWKHAATGELINLPVYPSLSDKQFDALIHFARTERWPLTAQGLFLMLQRQSKEAHLDPDLVETFMLTPEFWTVELLFSRSEQPISKQKILTILIEGKWDLLKQFADQQRQLHDLSDARRQKFLLDYIKEGAKSAAEWMIKSDWDFAVKKLDDNQATAILQLLDKTPESERFAKEMLISPRSTGVWRQASLRLYEFAGEQTPKEWNYQMALARFSPEKLSEVKLSPSPSLPLTAPPPALTLSPMRPLPINEKAPISLPKTLAAKDALSNDPLANKPRTAKKAAPPPQPISSTRTYTVQKGDSLWKISQKFKVDVNALKEGNQLQSDAIKPGMVLKIP